The following proteins are encoded in a genomic region of Brachypodium distachyon strain Bd21 chromosome 1, Brachypodium_distachyon_v3.0, whole genome shotgun sequence:
- the LOC104581705 gene encoding uncharacterized protein LOC104581705: MACECDTQEPPTRQQQQEKSGRCRSLQKEASSKRSLFFFPMDAARNPRSCGLAAVLEGADSRGRVLLGMRRLRLPPPEKGSAIEFGVKNRESRLALLSPVQRSPAAWAARTSEAEEEYTCVIARGGPNPRMTHIFHGRAVVQSSCHGCCCQLSSCCCDNNNRVENAFVVNQCSYPEVFLDKGIRDTPDGEKLKA, translated from the exons ATGGCGTGCGAGTGTGACACCCAGGAGCCTCCTacaaggcagcagcagcaggagaagagcggccgctgccgctctcTCCAAAAAGAAGCCTCTTCAAAAAGaagcctcttcttcttccccatggACGCGGCAAGGAACCCCCGTTCCTGCGGCCTGGCCGCCGTGCTCGAGGGGGCGGACAGCCGCGGCAGGGTGCTGCTGGGGATGCGGCGCCtgaggctgccgccgcccgagaAGGGGTCGGCGATCGAGTTCGGGGTGAAGAACAGGGAGTCGAGGCTCGCGCTGCTGTCACCTGTCCAGAGGTCCCCcgcggcgtgggcggcgaGGACTAgcgaggcagaggaggagtaCACCTGCGTCATCGCCCGGGGCGGCCCCAACCCCAGGATGACCCACATCTTTCACGGCCGCGCCGTCGTCCAGAGCTCCTGCCATGGTTGCTGTTGTCAGCTCAGCTCCTGCTGCtgcgacaacaacaacag AGTCGAGAATGCATTCGTCGTCAACCAATGCAGCTACCCGGAGGTGTTCTTGGATAAAGGGATCAGGGATACACCAGACGGTGAAAAACTCAAAGCCTGA